A single region of the Lycium barbarum isolate Lr01 chromosome 2, ASM1917538v2, whole genome shotgun sequence genome encodes:
- the LOC132628690 gene encoding uncharacterized mitochondrial protein AtMg00810-like — MHQPVGFRDPTHPDYVCLLKKSLYGLKQAPRAWYKRFADYVSSIGFTHSKSDHSLFIHRKGIDMAYLLLYVDDIILTTSSDDLRKSIMTLLNSEFVMKDLGPLSYFLGIAVTRHAGGLFLSQKKYAEETIERASMSSCRPSATPVDTKPKLSATSTSPFKDPSLYRSLAGALQYHTFTRPDISYGVQHIFLFMHNPMEVHMNALKRIVRYIKGTLDHGLHIYPSKPTTLISYTDADWGGCPDTRRSTSSYCVFLGDNVISWSTKRQATMSRSSAEAEYRGVANVVVESYWLRNMLLELHCPIRKATLVYCDNVSAIYLSGNPVQHQALSISRWIFTSSVNKLLVVMYVSYMSHRAIRSRIYLLKVFPWFYLKIFATA; from the coding sequence ATGCATCAACCCGTGGGTTTCCGAGACCCTACACACCCTGACTATGTCTGCTTACTAAAGAAGTCCTTATATGGCCTCAAGCAAGCTCCCCGAGCCTGGTACAAACGATTTGCTGACTATGTTTCTAGTATTGGTTTCACCCACAGCAAGTCTGATCATTCTCTGTTCATCCACCGAAAAGGTATTGATATGGCGTATCTTCTTttgtatgtggatgatatcatcttAACTACCTCCTCTGATGATCTTCGCAAGTCTATCATGACACTTCTCAACTCTGAATTTGTTATGAAGGATTTGGGACCACTCAGTTATTTCTTGGGAATAGCAGTTACTCGTCATGCAGGTGGCTTATTTTTATCTCAAAAGAAGTACGCCGAAGAGACCATAGAACGAGCTAGCATGTCGTCTTGTAGGCCAAGTGCCACGCCAGTTGACACCAAACCGAAGTTAAGTGCCACCTCTACCTCACCGTTTAAGGATCCTTCACTTTATCGCAGCCTGGCAGGTGCACTGCAATATCACACGTTCACGAGACCAGACATTTCGTATGGTGTGCAACATATTTTTCTATTCATGCATAACCCGATGGAGGTCCACATGAATGCTCTCAAACGTATTGTGCGCTATATTAAGGGCACTCTTGATCATGGCTTGCATATTTATCCATCTAAACCCACCACTCTCATTTCGTATAcggatgcagattggggtggttgtccgGATACTAGGCGTTCGACTTCTAGTTATTGTGTCTTTCTCGGTGATAATGTCATTTCTTGGTCCACCAAGCGGCAGGCCACCATGTCTCGATCTAGTGCGGAGGCCGAATATCGAGGGGTAGCCAATGTTGTTGTTGAGTCTTATTGGCTACGCAATATGCTTCTAGAACTTCATTGTCCAATACGAAAGGCTACGTTGGTGTactgtgataatgttagtgccatatatCTATCTGGCAATCCTGTTCAACATCAAGCACTAAGCATATCGAGATGGATATTCACTTCGTCCGTGAACAAGTTGCTCGTGGTCATGTACGTGTCCTACATGTCCCATCGCGCTATCAGATCGCGGATATATTTACTAAAGGTCTTCCCTTGGTTCTATTTGAAGATTTTCGCGACAGCCTAA
- the LOC132628691 gene encoding uncharacterized protein LOC132628691, with amino-acid sequence MIEGDSMPLEIHNDMSVRVYVELKKDSWQFGMYPLCITTTDNVSEYIMSSESVVEGEIPQIEYNHQLQIMNTDDSIALVASTSGQPIVLYNDFIISNRNQKEIMVNQVYSDKDTLKVVITKYAIDNRFQFRTENSNSISYTIAYRAKEKAMTELRGEPADLYKKLPAYVYILDKTYPGSHIRMHKSPENEFLYLFVALYAFIKGFDCCRPIVVVDGSHLKQEYTGTFVSARTLDGAGNILPLAYGVIDSENDKSWSWFFQRFREAYGVRDNMCIVSDRHESIIKAVCRIYPNVPHLACIWHLWKNVYNRYRKSHEVLSGVYYKLAKAYAQNDFDMLMEKVEKEDIRVKEYLELAGREKWARLYCPVNRAWTLTSNIAESINAAFLSTRELPIYDFLEEVRLMYGRWNCTNRQNGSYTFTTLGKKIQEFLSINEHKSTRMRLQNVPNGWDTLPPSLGCS; translated from the exons ATGATCGAAGGTGATTCTATGCCTCTTGAAATACACAATGACATGAGTGTCAGGGTGTATGTTGAACTAAAGAAAGATAGTTGGCAGTTCGGGATGTATCCTCTATGTATCACTACAACTGATAATGTGAGTGAATATATTATGTCGAGTGAAAGTGTTGTTGAAGGTGAAATACCGCAAATAGAATACAATCATCAATTACAGATTATGAATACAGATGATTCGATAGCACTGGTAGCATCAACTTCTGGTCAGCCAATAGTTTTGTACAATGATTTCATCATTTCAAATCGTAATCAAAAGGAGATAATGGTAAATCAAGTATACAGTGATAAGGATACTTTGAAGGTTGTGATAACGAAATATGCAATTGACAATAGGTTTCAATTCCGTACAGAGAATTCAAATTCTATAAG CTATACAATT GCATATCGTGCTAAAGAAAAGGCTATGACTGAGTTGAGGGGAGAGCCAGCAGATTTATACAAGAAGTTACCTGCATACGTATATATTTTGGATAAAACATACCCAGGTTCTCATATAAGAATGCACAAATCGCCTGAAAACGAGTTCTTGTATCTGTTCGTAGCACTGTATGCGTTTATAAAAGGATTCGACTGTTGTCGACCCATCGTGGTTGTAGACGGCAGCCACCTCAAACAAGAATACACAGGTACATTTGTTTCGGCAAGAACATTGGATGGTGCAG GGAATATACTGCCTCTAGCATATGGCGTGATAGATTCAGAAAATGATAAGTCTTGGTCATGGTTCTTTCAACGGTTCAGGGAAGCGTATGGGGTAAGGGATAACATGTGTATTGTATCTGATAGACATGAAAGCATCATCAAGGCTGTATGTAGAATTTATCCTAATGTTCCGCATTTAGCATGCATATGGCATCTTTGGAAGAATGTATACAATAGATATAGGAAGAGTCATGAAGTGTTGAGTGGGGTGTACTATAAATTGGCAAAAGCATACGCGCAAAATGACTTTGATATGCTAATGGAAAAGGTTGAGAAGGAGGATATTCGTGTGAAGGAGTATTTGGAATTAGCTGGAAGAGAAAAGTGGGCTAGGCTCTATTGTCCAGTTAATCGAGCATGGACATTGACATCAAATATTGCTGAGTCCATCAATGCGGCATTTCTATCTACTAGAGAATTGCCAATTTATGATTTTCTGGAAGAAGTTAGGTTAATGTATGGACGGTGGAATTGCACCAACCGACAGAATGGTTcttacacattcacaacacttgGGAAAAAAATTCAAGAGTTCCTATCCATCAATGAACATAAATCTACGCGCATGAGG TTGCAAAATGTTCCAAATGGATGGGATACCTTGCCCCCATCCTTAGGCTGTTCTTAA